AGGTCGAGGATACGGTCGCGCCACGCCCAGAGCACGTCTTCGATGCGCTTCTCGGTGAGCATCGCGAGGGTGGAGTTGTGTTCCGGGGTCTCGACGATGACCTCGTGGGCGCCGACGCCGTTCATCTTGTCGAACATGCCCTCGGCCTGGCGGTTGAGCCCGCCCTCGATCATCAGCGCGGGGAACTTGTTGGGGACGACGCGCAGGTTCCAGCCGGGCGTGTCGCGGATGGGATCGGGTGCGCCGTTCTGCTTGGGGCGGTAGGCCATGATCTCCGGCGGCGTCTTGGATTCGTTGCCGTAGCAGAAGGGGCAGAAGCCGCCCTTCATCTTGGTCTGTTCGCGGGCGAAGTCGGTGGGACGCTTGGCGCGGTCGGTGGAGATGATGACCCAGCGGCCGATGACAGGATCTTTCCGTAGTTCAGGCAATGCGAAGTACCCCTCGTGAGAATGGCATCGTGCGATGCTTCGCGAGTCGACAGCGCAGGCTGGGACGCATGTGGGACGCGAATCCTTATTCTACGACAGAGGGAAGGCGTTCTTGAATAAGGTGATGCTCGGAGAGCCGGACTCAGGGCCGTAGTAGACGGTGGCGAGGTCGAAGCGGACGTTGGGGCGGCCGGGGACGCGCTTCAGGTACTCGCGGGCGACGCGGCGCAGGTCGTCGCGCTTGGCTTCGTCGACCGCGACCTCGGCGGGCACAAGGGTGTTCTCGGCGCGGGTCTTGACCTCGACGAAGCAGAGGCAATCGCCGTCCCAGGCGATGAGGTCGATCTCGCTCTTGCGGCGCGGCGAGCGCCAGTTGCGGGCCACCATCACGTAGCCGCGCTCCCGCAGGTAGAAGTAGACCTCTTCCTCGCCCTTGCCGCCGGTGACGAGGTGCGCCGCGCGCCGGGAGTTGGGCAGCAGGCGAGCCGCCGCTGCATCCAGCAGTTTCAACGCGCGGCGTGTGAGGCGTCCCGACATTGTCAAAACATACCGCGGATGAACGCCGATGAACGCGGATTATTTCTGTTGATCCGCGTTCATCCGCGTCGATCCGCGGGAAGGGTTCACTTCTTTTCGACGAGCCCGATGCACTCCTCGAGGATGTCGAGGCCGGCATCGGCCTGTTCCTTGGTCAGGATGAGCGGCGGCGCGATGCGCAGCGTGTTCTCGCCGGCGCCGAGGAAGAGCGCGCCGCGCTCGAAGGCGAGGTCGACGACCTTCTCGCGCGCGTCGTGGGCGCGCTCCTTGGTCTTCTTGTCCTTCACCAGTTCGACGCCGATCATCAGGCCGTAGCCGCGGACGTCGCCGACCATGGGATGCTTCTCCGGCCAGGTGCGCAGGCGCTTCATGATGTGGTCGCCCACGGTGGCGGCGTTCTTGATAGCCGACTTCTCCAGGACGTCGAGGGTCGCGAGCGCCGCGGCGATGCAGACCGGGTTGCCGCCGAAGGTGGAAGCGTGCGAGCCGGGGACCCAGTCCATGATCTCGGCCTTGGAGATGGTGACGCCGAGCGGCATGCCGCTGGCGATGCCCTTCGCGACCGTGATGATGTCGGGCGCGACGCCGGTGTGCTCGATCGCCCACCACTTGCCGGTGCGGCCGCAGCCCGACTGCACTTCGTCGCAGACGAGCAGGATGCCATGGCGGTCGCAGATGGCGCGCAGTTCCTGCATGAACTCCGGCGGCGCGGGCAGGTAGCCG
Above is a window of Terriglobales bacterium DNA encoding:
- a CDS encoding YraN family protein, with the protein product MKLLDAAAARLLPNSRRAAHLVTGGKGEEEVYFYLRERGYVMVARNWRSPRRKSEIDLIAWDGDCLCFVEVKTRAENTLVPAEVAVDEAKRDDLRRVAREYLKRVPGRPNVRFDLATVYYGPESGSPSITLFKNAFPLS